A genome region from Streptomyces xanthophaeus includes the following:
- a CDS encoding winged helix-turn-helix domain-containing protein, whose product MANTRSLSSAATAATSSLTYPPSPRHRLRSVDRDEVARVVDLLPPGATWLPAPQHTLPALPGQPPMVGYLVLVPADQQPPIAFAPQAVAAAVQPAPAAPAPAGPGDALVRIDSAQRTAEVDGRVLDLTYLEFELLAHLVQHPHRVHSRDQLVTTVWGYGHVGDGRTVDVHIARLRRKLGASHRAAIQTVRRVGYKYAP is encoded by the coding sequence ATGGCGAACACCCGCTCCCTCTCCTCCGCCGCCACCGCTGCGACCTCTTCCCTGACCTATCCGCCCAGTCCGCGCCACCGGCTGCGTTCCGTTGACCGAGACGAAGTGGCCCGGGTCGTGGACCTCCTGCCGCCGGGGGCCACTTGGCTGCCCGCGCCCCAGCACACCCTGCCGGCGCTGCCGGGCCAGCCGCCGATGGTCGGCTACCTGGTGCTCGTACCGGCCGACCAGCAGCCTCCGATCGCCTTCGCCCCGCAGGCGGTGGCCGCCGCCGTGCAGCCGGCCCCCGCCGCCCCCGCGCCGGCCGGTCCGGGTGACGCCCTGGTCCGGATCGACTCGGCGCAGCGCACCGCCGAGGTCGACGGCCGGGTGCTCGACCTGACGTACCTGGAGTTCGAGTTGCTGGCCCACCTGGTGCAGCACCCGCACCGGGTGCACAGCCGGGACCAGCTGGTCACCACGGTCTGGGGCTACGGGCACGTCGGCGACGGCCGGACCGTGGACGTCCACATCGCCCGTCTGCGCCGCAAGCTGGGCGCCTCCCACCGCGCCGCGATCCAGACGGTGCGCCGGGTCGGCTACAAGTACGCCCCCTGA